A stretch of DNA from Yoonia sp. BS5-3:
GATGATCTGGAACATCTATTTCGGCGCCTTTGCGCTATGTGCTGGGTTCTTTTTGGCAACAGCTGTGGCCTTGGGTAAAGCGGCCAAACGACCGCTGATCCGCAAACCCGCGCAATGGTTCATCTTTATCTTTCGGGGCTCGCCGCTCTTCATCCAATTTTTCTTTGCCTATTTTCTGTTTCTCAGCCTCAAATCCGCCTACCCGATATTCAGCCCGCTCACCTCAGCCTGGGCGGGGGCGCTTGTGGTCCTGTTCTTGAACACCTCAGCCTATGCGGGCGAGATTTTTTACGGCGCGTTACAGTCTATCCCAAAGGGCGAAACAGAAGCCGCCGATGCCTACGGGCTTTCTGGCTGGTCGCGATTTCGCCGGATCATCTGGCCGACCATGCTGCGTCTGGCCTGGCCCGCCTATACGAATGAAGCGATCTTCTTGTTTCACGCGACGACGCTGGTTTTCTTTTCCGGCTTTCCTGCCCTGCAACAACGGGGCGACGCGCTTTATTACGCAAGCTATTTTGCCGATAAGACCTTTAACCCTTTTGTACCCTATCCAATCCTTGCCGGATATTTCATCCTTCTGACGCTTGCGGTGATTGGCTTATTTGGGCTCGTGAACAAACGCCTGAACCGGCACCTGCCCCAAGAAAAGCGCAAAACGCTGAAAATCAAACCGCAGATTATCCGCTAGAGGATGCCAAAATTTTCGCGAAAATTTTGGCCAAAGAAGAAATTTTGCAAAATTTCTTCGCCGCTTGCGACCCGATTTATGGCGCGGTAGCCTATGCCCAAACCAACCATATGGTGATCTATGAAAATCGGTATCCTGCAGGCCGGACACGCACCCGATGAATTGCGCGCGGACCGCGGCGATTTCAATGCGCTCTTTGAGACACTTCTGGCTGGGCATGGCTTTGATTTCACCACCTGGGATGTGGTCGACATGTCCTTCCCAGCCAGCGCAACGCTCTGTGATGGCTGGCTCATCACCGGCTCGAAACACGGCGCCTATGAGGATCACCCGTTCATCGCGCCACTCGAAAACATGATCCGCGACATTTATGCCGCCAAGGTTCCGCTTGTCGGCATCTGCTTCGGGCATCAGATCATCGCGCAGGCGCTTGGCGGCAAGGTCGAAAAATTTGCGCAAGGCTGGGCCGTCGGACGCCAAAGCTATGACTGGCAAGGCGAAACCGTCGCCTTGAACGCTTGGCATCAGGATCAGGTCGTAAGCCGCCCTGCGGGTGCAACCGTCATGGCCTCAAACAGATTTTGCGAAAACGCAGCCCTCATCTATGAGGACAGGGCCTTCACCGTGCAGCCACATCCGGAATTCGACGCCGATTTCGTGGATGGGCTCGCCCGATGCCGAGGGCCAGGCAATGTGCCGGTCGCACAATTGGCCGCGGCCAAAGAACGGCTGGCAATTCCGGTCGACAACAGCCGCCTGGCCAACAATATCGCCCAGTTTTTCAAAACGCGGACAGTGTCATGAGCTGGCACGCCCAAATTCCCAAAGCGGCTCAGAAATATCTGCAGCATAACCGGCTGGATGAGGTCGAATGCGTGATCGCCGATCTACCTGGCATCGCCCGCGGCAAGGCCGTACCGGCGGGCAAATGGGAAAAACAAACCCATTTCCACCTGCCCAATTCGATCTTTTTCCAGACTATCACAGGCGACTGGGGTGAGGCTGCGGGCCCTGACGGATTTCTCGAACCTGACATGGTGCTCAAACCAGATCTGTCCACTGTCACAGCCGCGCCCTGGGCCAATGACGGCACGCTTCAAGTGATCCATGACGCTTATGATCAAAAGGGAACACCCGTGCCTTTTGCCCCGCGCAATGTGCTGCGCCGGGTCATCGATCTTTACAAAGCGCGCGGATGGACCCCTGTCATCGCACCCGAGATGGAGTTTTATCTGGTCGCCCGCAATGTCGATCCCGCCAAAGCCATCACCCCCATGATGGGGCGAACCGGGCGCCCAGCGGCGGGACGGCAGGCTTATTCGATGTCAGCGGTCGATGATTACGGCCCCGTTATTGATGACATTTATGAATTTGCGGAAATTCAGGGCTTTGAAATCGACGGCATCGCGCAGGAAGGCGGCGCAGGCCAGCTTGAAATCAACTTACGGCATGGCGATCCCATCAAACTGGCCGATGAGGTGTTTTTCTTCAAACGGCTCATCCGTGAAGCGGCGCTGAAACATGATTGCTTCGCCACGTTCATGGCCAAACCAATCGCGGGCGAGCCAGGCTCGGCCATGCATGTGCATCACTCAATCTTGGACGCGGATGGCAACAACATCTTCACCGGCCCTCAGGGCGGTGAAACGGATGCGTTTTTCCATTTCATTGGCGGGCTGCAAGAACATATGCCCAGCGTGATCGCGGTGATCGCGCCTTATGTGAACAGCTACCGGCGCTATGTGCGGGATCATGCGGCACCTATCAATCTTGAATGGGGGCGGGACAATCGGACCACCGGCATTCGAATCCCCGTCTCAGTGCCCGCCGCACGGCGGGTTGAGAACCGGTTGGCTGGCATGGACTGCAACCCATATCTTTGCATCGCGGCCTCTCTTGCCTGCGGTTATCTGGGGCTCACTCATGAGATCAGGCCTGATAAACGCTGGCATGGGGATGCCTATGAGGCCGAAGATGAAATCCCCCAAGGTCTCTATGCCGCGCTTGAACTTTTCGACGCGGCCACAGAGATGCACAACATACTTGGCCCTGACTTTGCCCGCGTCTATTCTATCGTCAAACGGGCCGAATATGATGAGTTTCTGCAAGTCATCAGCCCGTGGGAGCGCGAACATCTGTTGCTAAACGTATGATCAAACATGGGCTCATCATCATCGCACTGACCGTGCTGACCCAAATCGGGGGCATCGCATGGGCACTTGCACTTGCGCTGCGTATGATCTTTGGCCGGCTCGTGTTGATCTTCGCGATCCTCTATCTTTGCCTGACGGTTATCGCGCATTACACGGCCCCGCTCGCGGGCCGCGTGGCACTACCTTGCCTTGATGCAGGCCCTGCACAAATCGCCGTATTGAACCCGCTTTACTGCGCGCTGAACCGCAACTATGTCAGCCCTGAAATGAAATCCCATGTCGATGCTTTATCGGCGCATATGCATGAGGTTTTTCCGGGCACGCGCACCCGCGCGCTCGATGCCAGTTTCCCGTTTTTGGATGGTTTCGCGATGCTACCGCATCTATCCCATGACAGCGGTGATCAGCTTGATCTGGCCTTTTACTATACCGGGGAGGACGGAGAATATCAGCTTGGCAAGGCAAAGTCGCCCATCGGTTATTGGGGATTTGAACAGCCGCGCCCTGGTGATCCACAGCCATGCGCAGCCAATACCGGTATCTCGATGCGCTGGGATATGGATGCATTGCAACCATATCTGCGCGATTGGCCGCTTGACGAGGCGCGCACAGCCGAGGCGCTCCGTTGGCTTGCAAACAACCCGCAAGGGTCGGATTACAAGATTTTTGTTGAGCCGCATTTGGTCACACGACTTGGGCTCAGTGGTGATGCCTTGCGCTTTCAGGGCTGCCGCGCGGCCCGGCATGATGATCATTTGCATCTTGAATTCGCGCCATAACGGGCGTGACAGATGAATCCCCTTTATCGCAATGACCTGCCCGGGCAACTCCCCCAAAGCTGGTATGTCGCCAGCACCGATATTCCCCCCGAACGCCCCCCGCTTTACGGCGAAACGCGGGCCGATGTCTGTATCATCGGGGCCGGTTTCACAGGGCTTTCAGCGGCACGGCATCTGGCCGAAAAAGGGCTGGATGTGGTTGTACTGGATGCCCATCGGGCTGGTTTTGGGGCGTCCGGGCGCAATGGCGGACAGGTACATAGCGGGTTCAATGCCAGCCAACGCAGCCTGGAAAAAGCCTATGGGCGGGATAGAGCCAAGATGCTCTGGGCGTTCAGTCAAGAAGCCAAATCCGATCTACGTGGCACCTGCCAGGAACATGTCAACGACGCTATGTACCAGCCCGGCGTGGCACATGGGTTCTATACGGCCAAAGAGGCGGAAAAACAGACCGACGAAATCGCACATCTCGCCGCGACCTATGGCTATGATCAAATACGCCCTTTGCAGCCGGACGACCTGCGCGCATTGGTGAAATCGCCCCGCTATCAGGGCGGGTATCTGGATGAAGGCGGCGGGCATATTCACCCATTGCGCTATGCTTTTGGGCTTGCACGTCTTGCCGAGACGGCGGGCGCAAGGCTTTATGATCGCAGCGAGGTGGTTGAGATAAGGCATGGGGATCCAGCCTGTTTGTTGACCGGCGATGGCTGTGTCAAAGCGCGCCACGTGATCCTGGCGGGCAATGGCTATCTGCCAAAAATCGCGCCGCGCGTGGCCGCCAAGGTCATGCCGATCAATAGCTTTATCTGCGCGACCCAACCGCTGGGCGCAAAGGCGGCAGACATCCTAAGCCGCGATATTGCCGTAGCTGACA
This window harbors:
- a CDS encoding ABC transporter permease subunit — translated: MSCWETILDYGLRSVGIGERLLPRSDFTLCQQFTLIGSGMIWNIYFGAFALCAGFFLATAVALGKAAKRPLIRKPAQWFIFIFRGSPLFIQFFFAYFLFLSLKSAYPIFSPLTSAWAGALVVLFLNTSAYAGEIFYGALQSIPKGETEAADAYGLSGWSRFRRIIWPTMLRLAWPAYTNEAIFLFHATTLVFFSGFPALQQRGDALYYASYFADKTFNPFVPYPILAGYFILLTLAVIGLFGLVNKRLNRHLPQEKRKTLKIKPQIIR
- a CDS encoding type 1 glutamine amidotransferase, whose product is MKIGILQAGHAPDELRADRGDFNALFETLLAGHGFDFTTWDVVDMSFPASATLCDGWLITGSKHGAYEDHPFIAPLENMIRDIYAAKVPLVGICFGHQIIAQALGGKVEKFAQGWAVGRQSYDWQGETVALNAWHQDQVVSRPAGATVMASNRFCENAALIYEDRAFTVQPHPEFDADFVDGLARCRGPGNVPVAQLAAAKERLAIPVDNSRLANNIAQFFKTRTVS
- a CDS encoding glutamine synthetase family protein; the encoded protein is MSWHAQIPKAAQKYLQHNRLDEVECVIADLPGIARGKAVPAGKWEKQTHFHLPNSIFFQTITGDWGEAAGPDGFLEPDMVLKPDLSTVTAAPWANDGTLQVIHDAYDQKGTPVPFAPRNVLRRVIDLYKARGWTPVIAPEMEFYLVARNVDPAKAITPMMGRTGRPAAGRQAYSMSAVDDYGPVIDDIYEFAEIQGFEIDGIAQEGGAGQLEINLRHGDPIKLADEVFFFKRLIREAALKHDCFATFMAKPIAGEPGSAMHVHHSILDADGNNIFTGPQGGETDAFFHFIGGLQEHMPSVIAVIAPYVNSYRRYVRDHAAPINLEWGRDNRTTGIRIPVSVPAARRVENRLAGMDCNPYLCIAASLACGYLGLTHEIRPDKRWHGDAYEAEDEIPQGLYAALELFDAATEMHNILGPDFARVYSIVKRAEYDEFLQVISPWEREHLLLNV
- a CDS encoding FAD-binding oxidoreductase, which gives rise to MNPLYRNDLPGQLPQSWYVASTDIPPERPPLYGETRADVCIIGAGFTGLSAARHLAEKGLDVVVLDAHRAGFGASGRNGGQVHSGFNASQRSLEKAYGRDRAKMLWAFSQEAKSDLRGTCQEHVNDAMYQPGVAHGFYTAKEAEKQTDEIAHLAATYGYDQIRPLQPDDLRALVKSPRYQGGYLDEGGGHIHPLRYAFGLARLAETAGARLYDRSEVVEIRHGDPACLLTGDGCVKARHVILAGNGYLPKIAPRVAAKVMPINSFICATQPLGAKAADILSRDIAVADSKFVVNYFRLSEDKRLLFGGRESYGIGFPKDIRSALIARMVHLFPQLSGTQIDYVWGGTLGITLPRLPALQRLAPNVLSGAGFSGHGVALAGFTGKLMAEAVAGQAGRFDTLCDLDVPDFPGGAALRAPLLTLAMSWYALRDRLGI